CTGCTTCCGCCACTATTTCCTCCACTGGCTGGTTTTGCAGAAGAATCTTGAGATTTAACATGTGAAGATTTATGCGATGATGATGAATTATTTTTCAAACGGCTATGTTTTGGTTCCTTATAAAAACTATACTGGTTACTTTTTTTATATTTTTTACTTCCTTTTTTGCCGCTAGTCTTATTATTTGCATCAAGTGCATATTCTGGATTAACAGCCTTGTTTTGTGCTGAATTTGGATTATTAGGCACTGCATTTTGCTGTGGTTGTTGTGGCTGCTGCTGTGTTGATTGCGGTTGCGGTTGTGCTGCCACTGCTGGAGCAGGTTGTTGAACTGGCTGTGGTTGTGGTTGTGCCGATTTTTGTTCAACTTTTTTATTTTCTTCTTTTTTTGCCACCTCTTTCTTATTGTCTGCTTTTACAGCTTTATTTTTCTTGCCAACTATACTTTTTCCAACTTCCTTTGTTCCATCCTCTAGTTTTTTTACTAGGCCCTTTGAATTTTTTGAATCCTGACTTCCAAATGCCACTAGCACAACTGACATTAAAAACAGGAAAATTCCTTTAATCTGTTTCATCTTTCGTCTCCTTATTCTAATAAATATTAGCTTTTACCATTAAAATCGAAATTTTTATTATATAATGCTTTGTAAATTCCATTTTTATTTAACAATTCATTATGATTTCCAACTTCTTTTATTTCACCTTTTTGTATCACTACTATTTTATTACTATTTTCGATTGTTGTCAACCTATGGGCGATAACAAATGTAGTTTTTCCATCCATAAGTTTTTCAAGCGCATCTTGAACTAGCTTTTCAGACTCATTATCAAGGGCAGAAGTCGCTTCATCTAAAATTAATATTTGAGGATTTTCTAAGATTGCACGTGCAATTGCAATCCGCTGCTTCTGTCCACCAGACAGCTTCACTCCACGCTCTCCAATTTCTGTATTATAACCATCAGAAAGATTTTCAATAAATTCGTGTGCATTTGCCTGTTTCGCTGCCTCCACAATTTCCTCAAAAGTAGCATTTTGACGGCTATATTTTATATTGCTAAGTATAGTTCCAGAAAATAAAAACGTTTCTTGCGGCACAATTCCTATTGCTTTACGTAAACTCTTTATTTCATAATCTCTAATATCAATTCCATCAATTTTTAATGAACCGCCTGATACATCAAAAAACCTAGGTATCAGATTTACAAGTGTCGATTTCCCTCCACCTGAATTTCCAACAAAGGCAATTGTTTCACCCTTTTTAACATCCAAATTAATATTTTTCAATATTTTTTCAGTACTGTCCTTATATTTAAAATCTACATTTTCAAAAGTTATATCTCTTGCAAAGTTTTCAAATTTTATGCAATCTTTCTTATTTACAATAGCCGGCACTTCTTCTAAAATTTCAGAAACTCTTGTAATAGAAGATATATTTGCACTTATGGAATTAAATCTTGTCATTGCACGTCTTGCAGGCGTATACATTGACGAAATTGCCCCTACTATCGTAATAAAATCTCCAGGTGTGAAATTTTTTGCCCTTAAAACTCGGTAGCCGCTAAACATTAGCAGTAACGCTATAATTATATAATTCATAGCTTCCATTATTGAATTTGCTTTTGCATTATATCTGGCAGATTTCACAGCAATTTTCTTTAAATTAATGTTTTTCTTTTTAAAATCATTTATCTCATGCTTTTCTGTCGCAAATGCCCTAATAACTCTAATTCCAGATAATGTTTCCTGTAATTTGGAATTAAGGCTGTCCAACGCTTCTTGCCTTTGTTTTCCCGATCGTTTTAGTCTTTTGGCATATTTTCTTACTGTAACGATAAGAATAGGGGTAACAATCATAACACCCAAAGTTAGATCAAAATCTATATAAAAGGCTATCCCAAGGCAAAGTACTAATTTTATTACTTCAGGTATCATATTAAAAACTTCTAATATAATTGAATTTATATTGCTGGGATCTGTCATAGTACGTGTCATCATATCTCCTATTTTTTTCCCAGAAAAATATTCCATATCCAGAGTCTGTATTTTATTATAAATATCGGTAACGATATCTTTATAAATAGAAGATGAAATTACTGTTGAAAAAATTGTATTCCAGTACATAAGTATTGCACCAATTGCTGCAAGCATTATCATTGCACCTGCCGCATATAATATATCTTTTTCGCTTTTTCCTGAAATTCCTTTGTCAAATAACCTTTTTATTAATGCTATTGGAGCCGAGGAAACAAGCGATGACATTGTTGCAAGCAAAATATTAAGGATAATTAATATATAATATTTTTTTATGTATTTTTTCAGTTTTAAAATTTCTCCAAAATCTAATTTTACTATTTTCATAAATTTACCTTTCATTTTTATTTTTTGTATTTCTTATTTTTCTATGTTTCCAAATTGGGCAAGCAGTTTTGGGTGTACCTTTGTTCCAAAAAAATCTATTTTTCTAGCATTTTTAATATCCCACACAGCAGTAGAATAAATTGTTGCAACCGTATCAAAATATACTCCCATATATTCAAATATCTGAAAAGGTATTTTACTTGTAAATATTTCCATTTCCGGAAATTCATCTTTATATGTAAAAATCCCCCTTGGATGCAATTTAAACAACATATCGCTTTCATTGTAATTTTTAAATATTTTTTTATATAGCTCAACTGTTTCTTCATGTGTAAGAGATTCATCTTCCTCTAGCGGCTGACTTAAAAAAACAACTTTTTTTATTTCTTTCATTTTTGTTCTCTCCTAATGCTTTTTGAATATTTTTCTATAAATTGCTGTAGATCCATCAGTCAATTCATTCTTAAATTCATCAAAATTCTCAAAATCATCTCCGCTCACACGATAAATCCAGTCTTTATTAAGCTTTAAGGAATTTACGCCCTTTCTAGTTGTTATAAAAATATCCACTCCCAATTTTTTTATATCACCTCTATTGCCTTTATATCGATGTCCCCAAGGATAAGCCAGACAATCTGGAATTTTTCCCAATTTTTCACTAATAATTTTTTTATTTTCCAAAATTTCAAATTTCACAGTTTCTTTAAATTGTTCTTCACTAATTTTATCAAAAAACTCATCTTTTCTTTCTTTAAATAATTTATTCAAAAATTCCTTTTTTTCCTTTTCAGACATATTATTCTCTTGAGGTTCCACAATATTTCTATACTTTTCCACAAAATCCTTTTTAGCCTTATAGCCAGGAATAGAAATCTTGCTTCGTAATTTAAACACAGGAAGTCCATTTAATTTTCCAGCATCCCTTTTTTCATCATAATTTCCATCAAAAAACAGGCTATAGCTTTCTCTTTTAAAATATGGCGAACTTTCCTCATCATAAAAATCCAGAACATCAATATTCTTTATTGTCAGCTGATGTGAATGTGTATGAAGCTGAAAATCAACTAGTCCGCTTTCATACATTTCCCTAATTTCAGCCCAGTTTAAATAAGCATCATCCTTTTCAATAAACTTTGTATTCAAAAATATTGTAGCCTTCATATTATATTTTTTTAAAATTGGAAAAGCCAAAGTATAATTATTTTTATATCCATCATCAAAAGTTATAAGTATTGAATTTTTCGGCAACTTATAATCTAATCCCTTCAATTCCTCCATTTTAAAAGTCTTTTTATCCTTTATCCACTTTATATGCTCTTCAAATTCATCCACAAAAATTCCGCCTTTTCCCTTTTCACTGTCAACACTGTGATACATAAGGCATAAAACAAAATTTTTTCTAGTTTTATTATATACAATAAATGCCAAAAACAGCAAAATTATTATTAAAAATAAATATATCATCTTTCCCTCCCTTCAAGTTATAACTTACCTCTTAGTTTCAAAATTTTTGCTCTAATTTTTTTAATCAACCTATCAATCTTAAAATTCAGAACTGTATTTTTTCTCCTGTTGCTAAAATGCACATGCCTTTTATTCCCAATATGGGTCACATAAGGCTCCTTAAAAAATACCGCTTTAAATCCACGTTCCTTGTAAAAATTCGACAAAACTTCCTCATATCGCTGATTTTCCAATTTCTCGTGAAGCCCAAACAAATCCATATCTTTTTTTCTTCTCAAGGCTGGATTGTAAGTAAATATTTCTCCCTTTACATTGTAGTAATGCTCCCCTTTTTTTGAAACATAATCTTTATCATAAAAAAAATCTTCCTTAAAATCTTCCTTTGAACGAAGCCCAACAACTAAAATTTTTTCATCCTCCTCCATTACTTCCATTGACTTTTCAATAAATCCACTTTTAAGAAATTTCCAGTCATCTTCACAATGGAAAATATATTCAGTATCAATTTCACGATAAGCCTTGTCAATTGATTTTAGCTGCCCTAACCGTGTTTCATTTACTATCAGCCTAAAGTCTTGATTTTTACCATCATATTTTGAAATCAGCCTTTCCAGTTTTTTCCCTTCTGTACTGTCTTCTGTTATTATTATTTTCTTAATCGGATAAGTATTGCATTCAAAAAAGCTGTCAAGCGTTTCTTCCAGCAAATCAAATCTCCCGCAGCTAGTTATTACCAGCGTTACTTCCTTCATATCTATCAAGCCCCTTCTTAGCCATTGTTTTTCTGCTTTTTATAGCCTCCACCAAATATTCATCATTTTTCTTCAGCCTGCTTCTGTCATTTTCATTATGATACAGATGACAAGTCAATGCCTCAAATTTTAATTTTTTCTTTTTACATCCAATATTAAATAGCCTTACAGCAAGTTCACTATCTTCCCTTCCCCAACCTTCTATTTCCTCCTCAAATCCGTTCACTTTAATTAAATCCTCCTTGAAAAAGGACATATTGCAAGACCTTATTCCACGTAAATTTCTATCTACTTTTGTAAATATTTTAGAAAGAATTTTACTTCTTATCATATTTATATTATTCTTTACACCTTTGCTAAAAATATTTATTCTTTTGCCTTCCATTATCTTCTTTGCCGCAACTGCCGAAGTTATAACTCTTGATCCTTGAATGAAGCAGCCTTTTTTCATATTTTTTATATGATCTTCAACAAAATGCCTGTTCAGTACCAAATCACCATCTATTATTATTATATAATTTCCAGATGCCTTGCTTATCGCCCTGTTTCTTGACATTCCAGCCCGAAATCCCTTATCTTCCTGCCAAGAATGAATAATATTGCTTTGCGGACAGCTTTCCTGAAATCTCTTTACAAGATCTATTGTTTCCTGCTTTGAGCCGTCATCGGCAACTATTATTTCCTTTGGAGCAACAGTCTGATCTAACACGCTATTCAGACATATTTCCAGAGCTTTCGGCCAATTGTAGGTAGTAATAACGAGAGAAGTGTCATTTCCCAAATTATTATAATATTCTTCACGTAATTTTGTATATTTTGTCATTGTGTAGATGGAACTGTACTTGGCAAGCAGGTAGCCTTCATATCCATCCATAAATCCAAGCTGCAAAATATACATTCTAAAAAATCTGAACATCATTTTTGAATATATTTTTATAAAGTTCGGATTTTTCCCATTTTTTATATATTCTTTTGCACTTTGTGAAGTATACCTGTTTAATTTTTCAAGAAATTCCTCAATGCTGTCGTAAGTATAATGAATTATCATTTCCTTTATTTTTTTTATTTTACTGTCAGTCTGATATTGTTCATGAACTTCACGGCTGCTTATTTTTACTTTTCCATTTTTCCACAGCCTGATTACATAATCATCCCATCCGCCAAATTTTATTTCCCTTTTAAATGCAATATTTCTCAATTTTATTTTATAAACATCGCTTGATGGATTTTCACTATTTATAATTGTTTTTATTTTTTCCTTTAGCTGCGTTGATATTACTTCATCAGCATCTATTAATAAAATCCATTTGCCTTTACATTTTTCCAGGACAGAATTTTTTTGCGGACCGTATCCCTTCCATTTTTCCACAAAAACCTTTGCTCCCTTTGAAAGCGCAATTTCCACAGTCCTGTCTGTACTTTCACTATCAACGATTATTATTTCATCAGCAATTTCCCTCACAGAATCCAAAGTTTTTCCAATCCTGTTCTCCTCATTAAAAGTTATTATTCCTACAGATAGTTTCATAAGCCCTTCTCCCATTTCATATTTTATAGTCATTTGTAAAAGTATAAGAACACAATATTTTTATGCTTGACTTTCTTAGTCTTCGCCGCTCTCTGACAAGGCCTATAAATACCGCTTTTAATTCATTTACTTTTGCAATCGCCTGCACATTTTATTAGATATTTACAAAAACCTGAAAAATTCTACATATCTTTATGATTTAATTTATCAAATACTTTTTCAAAATCTACATCATTGATACGTTTTTCAGTATAGTCAACTAATATATTGCCTTCTTCTTTTATCCGCCATTTATTCTTATTAATTTTCAGTCCATAAAAAGCCATTATTTTTTTATTCAGCCCTTCGGCAATATGCAAGATGGCAGTATCCAGCGATACCACCAAATCACTATTTTTAATTATAGATATTGAGTCAAGTACCGTTCTGGACTTTTCAAAAAATAAAATATTTTTATTATCTGTCTTTTCAAGTATATTATAAATCGTTTCCCTGTCATTTGGAGAATCCAGAATTATAATCCTATGATCCCTATACATTTCACTTAGCCTTCTTATTATAACTAAGGCAACTTCCTCATTTATTTTTCTTCCTCTAGAGGCTCCAAAAAAGTTTAATGCAATTATTTTCTCGCTAACATTGTTTTCATCTAAAAATTTTTTTACATTTCTTTCTGAATCTTTGGAAACTGGAACATCATAAGCTGTATCCTTTATTTCAATATTCACTTTCTTCATCATCTGCTTATAAATTTCAATCATTTTTAAAGTGTTATTCTGTCTTACATTCTTATTATATATTTTATAGCCATCTTTATTATATCCAACATTAACTTTGGCATTTACCCTGTTTATAAGATAAACCTGCTTATACTTCAAACCTTCCGTCGAATCAAGCAATACATCATAATTATTTTTTTTCAGTATTCGTGCAATTTTTCTCCATTCAAAAATTTTTTTTCTGTCAAATATATAATATTCATCTATATTCTTATTTAATTTCAGTAAATCTTCTAAAGATTTGTCAGAAACAACATCTATTTTTATATTAGGATAATATTTTTTTATTTCTCTAAAGATAAATGAACTTATTATATAATCTCCTATTTTTCCATCTGTCCTTAAAAATAAAATCCTGTTTATTTTTGATGGATCTAAATCTGCATCTTTTTTTCTCTTATCAAATATCCTGCTTAATATTTCATTTTTTTTATCAACTAATTTATCCCTATATGGTCTATAAAATTTCCAGTTTATTTTACTCATTAAATTCTCATTCCTTATGTAAATATTGTTTTATCTACGTTAATTCAAGGATAACGTATAATTCTAATTCTCCTTTGTTTCTTTTATTTCATCTATCTTGCCGTTTAGCCATCTTATCGGCTCTGATAACGAAAAACCATAAGTCTGGTTATGATTCCCCTGCATTTTTGAAATTACCTGCAAGCTGTCAGCAGTTGTTTTAGGTGACCATCTGCATAAGTTATATTTATCATTCGCATAAAAACTCAGCAAAGGCTTATCCAAAGAAGAAGCAACGTGAATTGCGCCGCCATCAACTCCAATTGCTAAATCAGCTGCAGCTGCAAATAAAACAAAATCCCTGATGCTAAATTCCCTAGATAAAGAAATGTCTAGATTTTTATTTATATTATTCATTAACTTTCTATAATATTCTTCACTTCCAGCAGTTTTTCCCATAATAATTTTTACATTTTTCATCTTTTCATCTTCGATATTATTTAATAATTCAGCCACTTCTTCAGGTTTCATTTCTCTGTCGCTTCCTTGTGGAACAAGTAAAATTTTTACTTTTTGAGTTTTTTCAGAATCAGATTCCCAAAATTTTTCCATTTTATCAATATCTTTTTTTAAAAGTTCAATATGCGGCTTTTCTCCTTCTATTTTAAAATATTTAGAAAATTCAGAACCTATTAAATAATCTATAATATGGGTTTCAACAGGTGGAGTACAGTCAAAATCATAATTTTTCACATTTTTTCTATTATAATAATGTCCTTCATCACTTTCTCCGAAAATCATTGTAATTTTTGGACTTAACACTTTCTTCCAAATCATCCGCTTTGTATTTTCCTTACTTAAGAAATCAAGTAATACATCCCATTTTTTATGATTTTTAAGTACGTCATTCCGCTTTACAATATTATCTATTATTTTTTCATTCTCATTGCATAATTTGGCAAATTCCATATTTCTGCTTGTCACTACTAACCCTAATTTAACATTACGATACATTTTTTTTAACTGTCT
The DNA window shown above is from Leptotrichia wadei and carries:
- a CDS encoding glycosyltransferase family 2 protein; translation: MKLSVGIITFNEENRIGKTLDSVREIADEIIIVDSESTDRTVEIALSKGAKVFVEKWKGYGPQKNSVLEKCKGKWILLIDADEVISTQLKEKIKTIINSENPSSDVYKIKLRNIAFKREIKFGGWDDYVIRLWKNGKVKISSREVHEQYQTDSKIKKIKEMIIHYTYDSIEEFLEKLNRYTSQSAKEYIKNGKNPNFIKIYSKMMFRFFRMYILQLGFMDGYEGYLLAKYSSIYTMTKYTKLREEYYNNLGNDTSLVITTYNWPKALEICLNSVLDQTVAPKEIIVADDGSKQETIDLVKRFQESCPQSNIIHSWQEDKGFRAGMSRNRAISKASGNYIIIIDGDLVLNRHFVEDHIKNMKKGCFIQGSRVITSAVAAKKIMEGKRINIFSKGVKNNINMIRSKILSKIFTKVDRNLRGIRSCNMSFFKEDLIKVNGFEEEIEGWGREDSELAVRLFNIGCKKKKLKFEALTCHLYHNENDRSRLKKNDEYLVEAIKSRKTMAKKGLDRYEGSNAGNN
- a CDS encoding glycosyltransferase — encoded protein: MKEVTLVITSCGRFDLLEETLDSFFECNTYPIKKIIITEDSTEGKKLERLISKYDGKNQDFRLIVNETRLGQLKSIDKAYREIDTEYIFHCEDDWKFLKSGFIEKSMEVMEEDEKILVVGLRSKEDFKEDFFYDKDYVSKKGEHYYNVKGEIFTYNPALRRKKDMDLFGLHEKLENQRYEEVLSNFYKERGFKAVFFKEPYVTHIGNKRHVHFSNRRKNTVLNFKIDRLIKKIRAKILKLRGKL
- a CDS encoding polysaccharide deacetylase family protein, which encodes MIYLFLIIILLFLAFIVYNKTRKNFVLCLMYHSVDSEKGKGGIFVDEFEEHIKWIKDKKTFKMEELKGLDYKLPKNSILITFDDGYKNNYTLAFPILKKYNMKATIFLNTKFIEKDDAYLNWAEIREMYESGLVDFQLHTHSHQLTIKNIDVLDFYDEESSPYFKRESYSLFFDGNYDEKRDAGKLNGLPVFKLRSKISIPGYKAKKDFVEKYRNIVEPQENNMSEKEKKEFLNKLFKERKDEFFDKISEEQFKETVKFEILENKKIISEKLGKIPDCLAYPWGHRYKGNRGDIKKLGVDIFITTRKGVNSLKLNKDWIYRVSGDDFENFDEFKNELTDGSTAIYRKIFKKH
- a CDS encoding ABC transporter ATP-binding protein; this encodes MKIVKLDFGEILKLKKYIKKYYILIILNILLATMSSLVSSAPIALIKRLFDKGISGKSEKDILYAAGAMIMLAAIGAILMYWNTIFSTVISSSIYKDIVTDIYNKIQTLDMEYFSGKKIGDMMTRTMTDPSNINSIILEVFNMIPEVIKLVLCLGIAFYIDFDLTLGVMIVTPILIVTVRKYAKRLKRSGKQRQEALDSLNSKLQETLSGIRVIRAFATEKHEINDFKKKNINLKKIAVKSARYNAKANSIMEAMNYIIIALLLMFSGYRVLRAKNFTPGDFITIVGAISSMYTPARRAMTRFNSISANISSITRVSEILEEVPAIVNKKDCIKFENFARDITFENVDFKYKDSTEKILKNINLDVKKGETIAFVGNSGGGKSTLVNLIPRFFDVSGGSLKIDGIDIRDYEIKSLRKAIGIVPQETFLFSGTILSNIKYSRQNATFEEIVEAAKQANAHEFIENLSDGYNTEIGERGVKLSGGQKQRIAIARAILENPQILILDEATSALDNESEKLVQDALEKLMDGKTTFVIAHRLTTIENSNKIVVIQKGEIKEVGNHNELLNKNGIYKALYNKNFDFNGKS
- a CDS encoding glycosyltransferase family 9 protein, with amino-acid sequence MSIVNGIKSKIIIWLFGAKKRHKNINLKNVKSILINPKDSIGDTLMSFCYARQLKKMYRNVKLGLVVTSRNMEFAKLCNENEKIIDNIVKRNDVLKNHKKWDVLLDFLSKENTKRMIWKKVLSPKITMIFGESDEGHYYNRKNVKNYDFDCTPPVETHIIDYLIGSEFSKYFKIEGEKPHIELLKKDIDKMEKFWESDSEKTQKVKILLVPQGSDREMKPEEVAELLNNIEDEKMKNVKIIMGKTAGSEEYYRKLMNNINKNLDISLSREFSIRDFVLFAAAADLAIGVDGGAIHVASSLDKPLLSFYANDKYNLCRWSPKTTADSLQVISKMQGNHNQTYGFSLSEPIRWLNGKIDEIKETKEN
- a CDS encoding glycosyltransferase family 52, with protein sequence MKEIKKVVFLSQPLEEDESLTHEETVELYKKIFKNYNESDMLFKLHPRGIFTYKDEFPEMEIFTSKIPFQIFEYMGVYFDTVATIYSTAVWDIKNARKIDFFGTKVHPKLLAQFGNIEK
- a CDS encoding glycosyltransferase family 9 protein; this translates as MSKINWKFYRPYRDKLVDKKNEILSRIFDKRKKDADLDPSKINRILFLRTDGKIGDYIISSFIFREIKKYYPNIKIDVVSDKSLEDLLKLNKNIDEYYIFDRKKIFEWRKIARILKKNNYDVLLDSTEGLKYKQVYLINRVNAKVNVGYNKDGYKIYNKNVRQNNTLKMIEIYKQMMKKVNIEIKDTAYDVPVSKDSERNVKKFLDENNVSEKIIALNFFGASRGRKINEEVALVIIRRLSEMYRDHRIIILDSPNDRETIYNILEKTDNKNILFFEKSRTVLDSISIIKNSDLVVSLDTAILHIAEGLNKKIMAFYGLKINKNKWRIKEEGNILVDYTEKRINDVDFEKVFDKLNHKDM